The sequence AACCTTTACCTCGTCCTCTTCTCCCCGAGGGAGAAGATGTCGCGCTCCGGCGACAGATGAGGGCCTTAACGGAGTGCACTGGAGGACCACATGGCGGACTACATCTCATACTGCAACGGCGAGTGGATGCCGTACAGCAAGATCAAGATCGAGCCCGGGGACCGCGGCTTCACCATCGGCGACGTCGTCTACGACGTCGAGCGCACCTTCAACGGGAAGGGCTTCAAGCTGGAGGAGCACATCGACCGGCTCTACCGTTCGCTCAAGTTCGCGAGGATAGACGCAGGCGTCTCCCGCGATGAGATGCTCCGCATCACCCAGGATGTCATCAAGAAAAACGAGCACCTGCGCAAGGACGTGGGCGACTTCGCCATCATGCAGTTCGTCACGCGTGGCCCCGGCTACTTCGCCTGGAAGTCCGGCCCCGCGACCGTCTGCGTCAAGATCAGCCCAGTGGACTTCAAGCTCTTCGCCCCGGGCTACACCACCGGCATGAAGGGCGCATTCGCCCGGACGCGCGCGCTGCCCTCCGATGTGCTGGACTCCAAGGTCAAGCACTTCAGCCGCATGCACTTCGCGATGGCCGAGCTGGAGGC comes from SAR202 cluster bacterium and encodes:
- a CDS encoding branched-chain amino acid aminotransferase translates to MADYISYCNGEWMPYSKIKIEPGDRGFTIGDVVYDVERTFNGKGFKLEEHIDRLYRSLKFARIDAGVSRDEMLRITQDVIKKNEHLRKDVGDFAIMQFVTRGPGYFAWKSGPATVCVKISPVDFKLFAPGYTTGMKGAFARTRALPSDVLDSKVKHFSRMHFAMAELEANDTDPGAWPLILDTDGNLTEGSRYNVFIVTDGVIRTGGDKNLLQGVSRGTVFELARQLNIPAVSEDLQPYDVYTADEVFFASTSYCVLPVTSVDRRPVGTGKPGKIVNQLLAAWSEKVGVDIVGQAQDWAKK